Proteins encoded by one window of Streptococcus sanguinis:
- a CDS encoding ABC transporter substrate-binding protein/permease gives MKKKFLAVLLTLFPFFALGATAQADTVKIVSDTAYAPFEFKDSDQTYKGIDVDIINKVAEIKGWDIDMSFPGFDAAVNAVQAGQADAIMAGMTKTSEREKVFTMSDTYYDTKVVIATTKANTISKYEQLKGKKVGVKTGTAAQRFLEKNKDKYGFTLKTFDTGDLMYNSLSAGDVDAVMDDQPVIEYAINQGQNLKISMKGEAVGSFAFGVKKGSKHEHLVTEFNEALAQMKEDGSLDEIINKWTSSKGSSDSAVPETSTPAGQKATSTKDKYIIASDSSFAPFVFQDDSNQYTGIDMELIKAIAKDQGFTVEVTNPGFDAAINSVQTGQADGIIAGMSVTDARKKTFDYSDPYYTANSILAVKDSSNIKSYEELKGKTVGVKTGTASQTFLEENKSKYGYSIKTFSDAASMYDSLNTGSVAAVMDDEPVVKYAIKQGKKLKTPIEGTPSGQVAFAVKKGSNPELIEMFNNGLANLKESGKYQEILDKYLASEEKESTVDESTIWGLLQNNYQELLKGLGVTIALALISFAIAMVIGIIFGMFSVSPYKPLRWIAEIFVDVIRGIPLMIVAAFIFWGIPNLIESMTGQQSPINAFVAGTIALSLNAGAYIAEIVRGGIQAVPVGQMEASRSLGISYSKTMRKIILPQATKIMLPNFVNQFVIALKDTTIVSAIGLAELFKTGKDIIARNYQSFRMYAILAVLYLIIITLLTRLAKRLEKRIK, from the coding sequence ATGAAGAAAAAATTCTTAGCAGTTTTGCTAACATTATTTCCATTTTTTGCGTTAGGGGCGACAGCCCAAGCAGATACGGTCAAAATAGTGTCCGATACTGCTTACGCACCATTTGAATTTAAAGATTCTGATCAGACTTACAAGGGGATTGACGTTGATATCATCAACAAGGTCGCAGAAATCAAGGGCTGGGACATTGACATGAGCTTCCCAGGCTTCGATGCAGCTGTCAATGCGGTTCAAGCCGGCCAAGCGGACGCCATCATGGCTGGTATGACCAAGACAAGCGAGCGCGAAAAAGTCTTTACCATGTCTGATACCTACTATGACACCAAGGTCGTTATCGCGACGACCAAGGCAAACACCATCAGCAAATATGAACAGCTGAAAGGAAAGAAAGTCGGTGTCAAAACAGGAACGGCTGCCCAACGTTTCCTTGAGAAAAACAAAGATAAGTACGGCTTCACTCTCAAAACCTTTGACACAGGTGACTTGATGTATAATAGCCTTTCTGCTGGTGATGTCGATGCAGTGATGGATGATCAGCCGGTCATTGAGTACGCCATCAATCAAGGCCAAAACCTGAAAATTTCTATGAAGGGAGAGGCTGTTGGAAGCTTTGCTTTCGGTGTCAAAAAAGGTAGCAAACATGAGCACTTAGTTACTGAGTTTAACGAAGCTTTAGCGCAGATGAAGGAAGACGGCAGTCTGGATGAAATCATTAATAAATGGACTTCTTCTAAGGGCAGCTCTGACTCAGCTGTTCCAGAGACTTCTACTCCTGCCGGTCAAAAAGCTACTTCGACAAAAGACAAATACATCATTGCCAGCGACTCATCTTTTGCTCCTTTTGTCTTCCAAGATGACAGCAACCAATACACTGGGATTGACATGGAGCTGATTAAGGCTATTGCCAAAGACCAAGGCTTTACTGTGGAAGTAACCAACCCTGGCTTTGATGCAGCTATCAATAGCGTTCAGACCGGTCAGGCTGACGGAATCATCGCCGGCATGTCTGTCACTGATGCCCGCAAGAAAACTTTTGACTATTCTGACCCTTACTATACAGCCAACTCTATCTTGGCAGTCAAGGACAGCAGCAATATCAAGTCCTACGAGGAACTCAAGGGCAAGACAGTCGGTGTCAAAACTGGTACCGCTTCTCAGACTTTCCTTGAGGAAAACAAGAGCAAGTACGGCTACTCTATCAAAACTTTCTCTGATGCAGCTTCCATGTATGACAGCCTCAATACTGGCTCTGTCGCAGCTGTGATGGATGATGAGCCCGTTGTCAAATACGCCATCAAACAAGGCAAGAAACTTAAAACACCTATCGAAGGTACACCAAGCGGTCAAGTCGCTTTCGCAGTCAAAAAAGGCAGCAATCCTGAGCTGATTGAGATGTTTAACAATGGACTTGCTAATCTAAAAGAAAGCGGCAAGTACCAAGAGATTTTAGACAAGTATCTGGCTAGCGAAGAAAAGGAATCCACTGTAGATGAGTCCACTATTTGGGGCTTGCTGCAAAACAACTACCAAGAACTTCTTAAAGGTCTGGGAGTGACGATTGCTTTGGCCCTGATTTCATTTGCGATTGCTATGGTCATTGGGATTATCTTTGGTATGTTCAGCGTCAGCCCTTATAAACCGCTGCGCTGGATTGCAGAAATCTTTGTCGATGTCATTCGTGGTATTCCACTGATGATTGTGGCAGCCTTTATCTTCTGGGGTATTCCTAACCTAATCGAATCCATGACTGGTCAACAAAGCCCAATCAATGCTTTCGTTGCAGGAACCATTGCCCTCTCTCTCAATGCTGGTGCTTACATCGCTGAAATTGTCCGTGGAGGTATCCAGGCAGTTCCAGTTGGACAGATGGAAGCCAGCCGCAGCTTGGGGATTTCCTACTCCAAGACCATGCGCAAGATTATCCTGCCACAGGCAACCAAGATTATGCTGCCAAACTTTGTCAATCAGTTTGTCATCGCACTCAAGGATACAACGATTGTCTCAGCTATTGGACTGGCCGAGCTCTTCAAAACAGGTAAGGACATCATCGCCCGCAACTATCAGAGTTTCCGGATGTATGCTATCCTGGCTGTGCTCTATCTCATCATTATCACGCTCTTGACCCGCTTGGCAAAACGCTTAGAAAAGAGGATTAAGTAA
- a CDS encoding CPBP family intramembrane glutamic endopeptidase — protein MKKSRILDGVNQARFVPPYILSLFLAIVFVQGGQQLAYLALEPISAFLSLMLGFLGQGGFFEIFFNFALPFLLFSFVFMILVLFLWVRWAEGRPLATLGFVKKGSLVELVKGLTVGFLLFSLVALLMLLSGAVSFEWGQLTLEPFLYILILLPLWMIQGGAEELVTRAWLLPVSVKKTNLPIGLLTSSLLFALLHLGNPDIGILSILNIALFGLFASLYLLRTDNVWGIIGLHTAWNFTQGNIYGFSVSGTGVDAAVLNFIPKSEWSWLTGGAFGAEASVFSSLILLLAVLYLLFKMKKDGSLTGLVGKTE, from the coding sequence ATGAAAAAATCACGTATCTTGGACGGAGTCAATCAAGCTCGCTTTGTCCCTCCTTATATTTTGTCTCTTTTTCTGGCGATTGTTTTTGTGCAAGGAGGACAGCAGTTGGCTTATTTGGCTTTGGAGCCAATTTCTGCTTTCCTAAGTCTTATGCTAGGTTTCTTGGGGCAAGGCGGATTCTTTGAAATCTTCTTCAATTTTGCCCTGCCTTTTCTTTTGTTTAGCTTTGTTTTTATGATACTGGTTCTCTTTCTCTGGGTGCGCTGGGCTGAAGGACGACCGCTCGCGACTCTGGGCTTTGTTAAAAAAGGAAGCTTGGTGGAGTTAGTCAAAGGATTGACAGTAGGTTTTCTCCTCTTTAGTCTAGTCGCTCTGCTTATGCTGTTGAGCGGAGCTGTCTCTTTCGAATGGGGACAGCTGACGCTGGAACCTTTCCTCTATATCTTGATTTTGCTTCCGCTTTGGATGATTCAGGGCGGGGCAGAAGAGCTAGTGACAAGGGCTTGGCTTCTGCCAGTTTCAGTCAAAAAGACCAACTTGCCCATCGGTTTGCTGACTTCAAGCCTGCTCTTTGCCCTCTTGCACCTAGGCAATCCAGATATTGGTATTCTTTCCATTCTTAACATTGCCTTATTTGGGCTCTTTGCAAGTCTCTATCTGCTCCGGACGGACAATGTCTGGGGGATTATAGGACTTCATACTGCTTGGAACTTTACCCAAGGAAATATCTATGGTTTCAGCGTTAGTGGTACTGGCGTTGACGCGGCAGTCCTGAACTTTATTCCAAAGTCAGAATGGAGCTGGTTGACTGGTGGAGCTTTCGGCGCTGAAGCCTCTGTTTTCAGCTCGCTCATTCTCTTGTTAGCCGTGCTTTACTTGCTTTTCAAGATGAAAAAAGATGGCAGTTTGACAGGGTTAGTGGGAAAGACAGAATAA
- a CDS encoding CPBP family intramembrane glutamic endopeptidase, translating into MFKSRMLDAIKQSRYIPPIWLAILIAIGFVYGGGILSFVGMLPIGIIVGLLFGFADPTINRTEAMAAISHYTVFFQLAGFFFIALAVFLWVRYREKRPFSSLGFYKQDWFKNLLKGFLIGAVQFSLVVVLLLVTGTGSLKLGQLNLQSLIFVLAIIPFWILQGGTEELVTRGWLFPAVSVKSNIFIGILISSALFGALHLFNPGVTVLSIVNIILDGIFACFLMLKYDNMWVLAGMHGAWNFVQGNIYGIQVSGQGASTSILSYSSQSSVDLLSGGAFGAEGSIFASIVLIGCIAYLYWSLKKENRLPQALIFKK; encoded by the coding sequence ATGTTTAAATCTCGTATGTTGGATGCTATCAAGCAATCGCGCTATATTCCGCCGATTTGGTTAGCTATCTTGATTGCTATTGGTTTTGTTTATGGAGGAGGAATTTTAAGTTTTGTCGGAATGTTACCAATTGGTATCATTGTCGGACTCTTGTTTGGCTTTGCAGATCCGACGATTAATCGGACAGAAGCAATGGCAGCCATTAGTCACTATACGGTCTTTTTTCAGCTAGCTGGTTTCTTCTTTATCGCCCTAGCAGTTTTCCTCTGGGTTCGATATCGTGAGAAGCGTCCTTTTTCTAGTCTGGGATTTTATAAACAAGACTGGTTCAAAAATCTCCTCAAAGGCTTCCTTATTGGAGCTGTTCAGTTTTCACTGGTTGTTGTCTTGCTCTTGGTAACGGGGACAGGCAGCCTGAAATTAGGTCAGCTTAACTTGCAGTCTTTGATTTTTGTCCTAGCTATCATTCCTTTCTGGATTCTACAAGGCGGAACAGAAGAACTAGTGACGCGTGGTTGGCTCTTTCCAGCAGTTAGTGTTAAGTCAAATATCTTCATTGGTATCTTGATTTCTAGTGCTCTATTCGGGGCACTGCACCTCTTTAACCCTGGTGTGACCGTTCTTTCTATTGTCAATATCATACTAGACGGTATCTTTGCTTGTTTCCTTATGCTCAAGTATGACAATATGTGGGTACTGGCTGGCATGCACGGCGCTTGGAATTTTGTGCAAGGAAATATCTATGGCATTCAGGTCAGTGGCCAAGGAGCATCTACCTCAATCTTGAGCTATAGCTCACAATCTTCTGTGGATTTGCTATCCGGCGGAGCTTTCGGTGCTGAAGGATCTATTTTTGCCAGTATCGTCCTGATTGGCTGCATTGCCTATCTTTACTGGTCACTTAAAAAAGAAAATCGCCTGCCTCAGGCGCTGATCTTTAAGAAATAA
- the uvrB gene encoding excinuclease ABC subunit UvrB, with protein MINRITDNKFELVSKYEPSGDQPQAIEQLVDNIEGGEKAQILMGATGTGKTYTMSQVIAQVNKPTLVIAHNKTLAGQLYGEFKEFFPNNAVEYFVSYYDYYQPEAYVPSSDTYIEKDSSVNDEIDKLRHSATSALLERNDVIVVASVSCIYGLGSPKEYSDSVVSLRPGLEISRDKLLNDLVDIQFERNDIDFQRGKFRVRGDVVEIFPASRDEHAFRVEFFGDEIDRIREVEALTGRVLGEVDHLAIFPATHFVTNEDHMEVAIAKIQAELEEQLAIFEKEGKLLEAQRLKQRTEYDIEMLREMGYTNGVENYSRHMDGRSEGEPPYTLLDFFPDDFLIMIDESHMTMGQIRGMYNGDRSRKEMLVNYGFRLPSALDNRPLRREEFESHVHQIVYVSATPGDYENEQTDTVIEQIIRPTGLLDPEVEVRPTMGQIDDLLGEINARVEKNERTFITTLTKKMAEDLTDYFKEMGVKVKYMHSDIKTLERTEIIRDLRLGVFDVLVGINLLREGIDVPEVSLVAILDADKEGFLRNERGLIQTIGRAARNSEGHVIMYADTITQSMQLAIDETARRRAIQMAYNEEHGIVPQTIKKEIRDLISVTKAALPDKEETVEIESLNKQERKDMVKKLEGQMQEAAGLLDFELAAQIRDMILEIKAMD; from the coding sequence ATGATTAACAGAATAACAGATAATAAATTTGAATTGGTTTCTAAATATGAGCCTTCAGGTGACCAACCCCAGGCTATCGAGCAACTGGTGGATAATATCGAGGGAGGAGAGAAGGCTCAGATTCTCATGGGAGCGACTGGTACTGGTAAGACCTATACCATGAGTCAGGTTATCGCTCAGGTCAACAAGCCAACTCTGGTTATTGCCCATAATAAAACGCTGGCTGGCCAGCTTTATGGTGAGTTCAAGGAGTTCTTCCCCAATAACGCGGTGGAATACTTCGTTTCCTACTATGATTACTACCAGCCTGAGGCCTATGTGCCTTCCAGCGATACTTATATCGAAAAGGATAGCTCGGTCAATGACGAGATTGACAAGCTCCGTCACTCAGCGACATCAGCCCTCTTGGAGCGGAATGATGTGATTGTCGTGGCTTCGGTCTCTTGTATCTATGGTCTGGGATCGCCTAAGGAATACTCTGACAGTGTGGTAAGCCTGCGTCCTGGACTAGAGATTTCCCGTGACAAGCTGCTTAATGATCTGGTAGATATCCAGTTTGAGCGCAATGACATTGACTTTCAGCGGGGGAAATTCCGTGTTCGTGGTGATGTGGTAGAGATATTCCCAGCTTCTCGGGATGAGCATGCCTTTCGAGTAGAGTTTTTCGGAGATGAGATTGACCGGATTCGTGAGGTTGAAGCCTTGACAGGTCGAGTCTTGGGTGAGGTGGACCATTTGGCCATCTTCCCAGCTACTCACTTCGTGACCAATGAAGACCACATGGAAGTGGCGATTGCTAAGATTCAGGCGGAGTTGGAGGAGCAGCTGGCTATCTTTGAGAAGGAAGGCAAGCTTCTGGAAGCTCAGCGCTTGAAGCAACGCACAGAGTATGATATCGAAATGCTGCGCGAGATGGGCTATACAAATGGCGTTGAGAACTATTCTCGTCATATGGATGGTCGGAGCGAAGGAGAACCTCCTTATACCCTTCTTGACTTTTTCCCTGATGATTTCTTGATTATGATTGATGAGAGTCACATGACCATGGGACAGATTCGGGGCATGTACAATGGCGACCGCTCTCGTAAGGAGATGCTGGTTAATTATGGTTTCCGCCTGCCGTCTGCCTTGGACAACCGCCCGCTGCGCCGGGAAGAATTTGAAAGCCATGTTCACCAGATTGTCTATGTATCGGCTACGCCGGGCGACTATGAAAATGAACAGACGGATACTGTTATTGAGCAGATTATCCGGCCGACAGGGCTTCTGGATCCAGAAGTGGAAGTCCGTCCAACCATGGGGCAAATTGATGATCTTTTGGGCGAAATCAATGCTCGTGTCGAAAAGAATGAGCGTACCTTTATCACAACCCTGACCAAGAAGATGGCGGAAGACTTGACGGACTACTTCAAGGAAATGGGTGTCAAGGTCAAGTACATGCACTCAGACATCAAGACCTTGGAGCGGACTGAGATTATTCGAGACCTGCGCTTGGGTGTCTTTGACGTTCTGGTTGGGATTAACCTGCTGCGCGAGGGAATCGACGTTCCCGAGGTTAGTCTGGTAGCGATCCTTGATGCAGACAAGGAAGGTTTCCTCCGCAACGAACGTGGGCTTATCCAGACCATCGGAAGGGCAGCCCGCAACAGCGAAGGGCATGTAATTATGTATGCGGACACTATAACCCAGTCCATGCAGCTAGCTATTGATGAGACTGCCCGCCGTCGGGCAATCCAGATGGCTTATAATGAAGAGCATGGCATTGTACCGCAGACCATCAAGAAAGAAATCCGAGACCTGATCAGTGTGACCAAGGCTGCCCTGCCAGACAAGGAAGAAACAGTCGAAATTGAAAGTCTCAACAAGCAAGAGCGCAAGGACATGGTCAAGAAACTGGAAGGCCAGATGCAAGAAGCTGCCGGACTTCTCGACTTCGAACTGGCCGCACAGATTCGCGATATGATTCTGGAAATAAAGGCGATGGATTAG
- a CDS encoding DUF1697 domain-containing protein — protein MRYALLLRGINVGGKNKVVMTDLKKDLAGLGFENPVSYINSGNLFFDSEEQEERIREILSAYFSRSYDFPLPFVLVSSAMLEKETANLPTWWQDETAFRRDVLFYLPETDKESVQELAGSWANEKEQLHFGQTAFFYSNADQADYLKSNYHKKLLKSSFYKQLTIRNGKTFQKIVELVNEK, from the coding sequence ATGCGTTATGCACTTTTACTCCGCGGCATCAATGTCGGCGGGAAAAACAAGGTCGTTATGACTGATTTGAAGAAGGATTTAGCTGGGTTGGGTTTTGAAAATCCGGTTTCCTACATCAACAGCGGCAATCTTTTCTTTGATAGCGAGGAGCAGGAGGAGAGGATTCGGGAGATATTGTCGGCTTATTTCAGTCGGTCTTACGATTTCCCTCTGCCTTTTGTCCTTGTCAGCTCTGCCATGCTTGAAAAAGAAACAGCCAATCTGCCTACTTGGTGGCAGGATGAAACTGCCTTTCGGCGAGATGTTCTCTTTTATCTGCCGGAGACCGACAAGGAGAGCGTTCAAGAGCTGGCAGGCAGCTGGGCGAATGAGAAGGAGCAACTGCACTTTGGGCAGACGGCTTTCTTTTATAGCAATGCTGACCAAGCGGACTATCTCAAGTCCAACTACCATAAGAAACTGCTCAAGTCCAGTTTTTACAAGCAACTGACTATCCGAAATGGCAAGACCTTCCAGAAGATTGTGGAGTTGGTGAATGAAAAGTAA
- a CDS encoding 8-oxo-dGTP diphosphatase, with the protein MSRAQETILTNICLVEDVSRGKLLMQYRSPERYRWSGYAFPGGHIEKGESLHDSVVREILEETGLTITHPKLVGVKNWHTDEGVRYIVFCYKATEFSGQIHSTEEGEISWVDKETLPQLDLAYDMLELLRMMEDEELSEYYYHERIEAGWRKSMY; encoded by the coding sequence ATGTCACGTGCCCAAGAAACAATTCTAACAAACATCTGCCTTGTTGAAGATGTATCGCGCGGTAAACTTCTAATGCAATATCGCTCTCCTGAGCGCTATCGTTGGTCTGGATATGCTTTTCCGGGTGGTCATATTGAAAAGGGAGAATCTCTCCATGATTCAGTTGTCCGTGAGATTTTAGAGGAAACGGGTTTGACTATTACTCATCCAAAACTGGTCGGAGTTAAGAACTGGCATACGGATGAAGGGGTTCGCTACATTGTCTTTTGTTACAAAGCGACTGAATTTTCTGGTCAGATTCATTCGACAGAAGAGGGCGAGATCTCTTGGGTAGACAAGGAAACCCTGCCTCAGCTGGACTTAGCCTACGATATGCTTGAACTTCTACGTATGATGGAAGATGAGGAATTATCCGAATATTACTATCATGAGCGTATTGAAGCCGGTTGGCGCAAGAGTATGTACTAA
- a CDS encoding transcription repressor NadR: MVYNEAMTKQRREELLNLLKTSSAALNGQSLAEHFHVTRQIIVQDIALLRADDAPILSTNRGYLYKDRQESTAFHQLFKVQHRAEDMEAELLAIVDNGGRVQTILIEHPVYGEIQTYLKLTCRRDVQHFLQQVASCAFRPLSELTDGVHYHLVQADSQQDLDYVEVALRDLGFLQE, encoded by the coding sequence TTGGTTTACAATGAAGCTATGACCAAGCAAAGACGAGAAGAACTATTAAACCTTTTGAAAACATCATCTGCTGCCCTTAATGGCCAGTCACTGGCTGAACATTTCCATGTGACCAGGCAGATTATCGTGCAAGATATTGCCCTCTTGCGGGCTGATGATGCCCCCATTCTCTCAACCAACCGTGGCTATCTTTATAAAGACCGCCAAGAAAGCACAGCTTTTCATCAGCTCTTCAAGGTTCAGCATAGGGCTGAGGATATGGAGGCCGAGCTGCTGGCTATCGTGGATAATGGCGGCCGCGTGCAGACTATTTTGATTGAGCATCCAGTTTACGGTGAAATCCAGACTTACCTAAAGCTGACCTGCCGCCGAGATGTCCAGCATTTTCTCCAACAGGTCGCTTCCTGTGCCTTTCGCCCCTTATCTGAACTGACAGATGGAGTCCACTATCACCTAGTACAAGCCGACTCTCAGCAGGATTTGGACTATGTAGAAGTCGCTTTGAGAGACCTAGGATTTTTACAGGAATAA
- a CDS encoding ECF transporter S component, translated as MKPKSKNQFMTLTAFLTALAIVIPLVMPIKIVIPPASFTLASHVAIFLAMFISPLMTVIVVIGSTIGFFMSGLPFIITLRALSHLLFGSIGAFYLQKHPETLDSQKKTWIFNFLLALIHAFGEVAVCILFYTTSAYPANAFYILFGLVGLGTVIHSMVDFVIAKFIYQALKKIR; from the coding sequence ATGAAACCAAAATCTAAAAATCAGTTTATGACACTGACCGCTTTTTTGACTGCACTAGCTATTGTTATCCCACTAGTTATGCCGATTAAAATTGTCATTCCGCCTGCTTCCTTCACCTTAGCCAGCCATGTCGCTATTTTTTTGGCTATGTTTATTTCACCTCTCATGACGGTGATTGTTGTGATTGGCTCCACTATTGGATTTTTTATGTCTGGGCTTCCTTTTATCATCACGCTTAGAGCCCTGTCCCACTTGCTCTTCGGCAGCATCGGTGCTTTTTATCTGCAGAAGCACCCGGAAACACTGGACAGCCAGAAGAAAACTTGGATATTTAATTTCCTACTGGCTTTGATTCATGCCTTTGGCGAAGTGGCCGTCTGCATCCTCTTTTACACAACGTCTGCCTATCCTGCTAATGCTTTCTATATCTTATTTGGTCTGGTTGGACTTGGTACGGTCATCCATAGCATGGTCGACTTTGTCATTGCTAAGTTCATCTATCAAGCGCTGAAAAAGATTCGCTAG